The following is a genomic window from Takifugu rubripes chromosome 13, fTakRub1.2, whole genome shotgun sequence.
gctccgggttaaaaggcgcaccgtagattttttagaaaattctaggcttttaggtgcgccttatagtcgtgaaaatacggtaggtgagggtgcctggtagacaccagccaacgaggagggagatggtgagggagacaggaagtcatctaagacaggttgtgcctttaaagatgagccacaggtgagatggatctccatgatgagatgggagggaaagaggtgggagaacctgggaagagtgagggccagaacaatatatattctcctttggaacagtgcaaaccagagaggttggaattgtggtaattacatattactatcattttttaacctggaactaaattaaatatttacagatcatgcctttgattaacctttcagattaatactggtttcacttataaccttataaaagtttcccttctttatttagattaaggagctgcagcttatcagagatcagctgtgactctctggcctcggcgctgaggtccaatccctcccatctcagagaactggacctgggtcagaaccagctgcaggattcaggagtgaagctgctgtctgatctcgtagagaatccacactatgggctggagacattgagacatttctggtagaagccagtcaactcccgctcatctgctgcatcactcactgaccactggtgaagagcatctgtggaaacatctgccgtctactccatccatagatgaaaaattcagtttttaaaaagcgctggtggactttcaggagatcagtcgatggtcgacaaagcagaagcagcttcgccttgaagttaaattagttcctggtatcacacaatgcatctttataaagttctaaacgGCTCCTCGGCCGCTCTTAtaaacatggaaacattctcttaattgtctcttcaaatgtctgtattatacgttactattttacatcatgccttcagaatctttagggtttagtatttcctgtctctgtgacatggagcattggaatatttcagctgcagccagcaaaaacccatcagaatgacggctatcggtgggaaccgcaggtcatttgactttagtcagtctggtaaatgttataggatttattgcaatctcataaaaactatgaataaatgtgggaaataggaaataaaaagaagcaaaatgaccaaataaaattcccatgaatactgtaaatttaaagatgtcgagaatggaatatcagcttaaatttaatcaaacataaagggaaaaggcctcctttaagtttactgcaaaaataaacacaaaatcaagagcgacacgccccaaaaacgtctcattctctcttctgtctccactcattcttttatattctcttaagataatggggacggggtcgtgtgataacaaaacaagctaattggggactatatttttgttgcaagaactttggctcttcagaagtttctatgttggcttccacagattgggcatccactagaaactcagtgtttttgaggaactaccaggagtggctggagtggaggccaatgacgctatagctacatatagctacatatagatcaccgttatcctcaacccaaaagaccaccagttggcgcagcaatactaaagataggaggttgttgttgttgcgcagacgcggagtgatatcacgcacaaacgtgccctatgttctatatactgtatgttcgcgaccaaagggcgcaccgtattaaaaggtgcagcctcagttacggtgctgtttctgtatttaacacatacatcaggcgctccggattatagggcgcgggcatggtaaaacatagcGCTACGATAGCTTACATGCAtgcccgtctgtagtgggccgctcacagcgggagccccgtctgtagtgggccgctcacagcgggagccccgtctgtagtgggccgctcacagcgggagccccgtctgtagtgggccgctcacagcgggagccccgtctgtagtcggccgctcacagccggagccccgtctgtagtgggccgctcacagcgggagccccgtctgtagtgggccgctcacagcgggagccccgtctgtagtcggccgctcctagcgggagccccgtctgtagtcggccgctcatagcgggagccccgtctgtagtcggccgctcctagcgggagccccgtctgtagtgggccgctcacagcgggagccccgtctgtcgtgggccgctcatagcgggagccccgtctgtagtcggccgctcctagcgggagccccgtctgtagtcggccgctcacagcgggagccccgtctgtagtgggccgctcacagcgggagccccgtctgtagtgggccgctcacagcgggagccccgtctgtagtggggcgctcacagcgggagccccgtctgtagtcggccgctcctagcgggagccccgtctgtagtgggccgctcacagcgggagccccgtctgtagtgggctcacagcgggagccccgtctgtagtcggccgctcctagcgggagccccgtctgtagtgggccgctcacagcagGAGAAAAATTGTTATATtgttataatcatttgtttcaggtgtactgtaattattttctgtataaaaaaaaattcagtttttcaaacttgagtcttgaaaaagagagggtcgtcttatattcgggccaatacgctaattcttattcaaaaagaaattgtagaacatgtctgacatgtgcaagacacaattcacaaggaaatctgagaccaagaagaggaaaatttcctgctccccaatatccattccaaactatacatatggacttcatagaattaaataaaagtgaagggaaaaaatactgtctagtcataatagatgcattttcaaaatggatagaactatttccaacaaaaaacccagatgcGCTAACAGTTGCTAAAGCACTCTGCAAAGATATCATACCCAGATATGGTATCCCAGAAAAAAATTACTGTGAtaatggtactcattttgtaaatcaagttgttaaaaagatcagtgttatgtttcatattgatttaaaacaccattgctcctatcatcctcagagcgcaggcttagttgaaagaactaatggcactattaaaaacggactgaagaaatgcatggaagagacggggagacgtggacaatgtgttgatttggctaagctctatataaacattacaagcaccgcagGCCTTACTCCTTATGAGGTCTTATTTGGAATAccgtacaggcttcctcagttcacaaactactgggagacaaatgatgagtctaatctagctgattacatgagaagaatgttagaaaaacaacagcaaggtcatgaaactgagacgccctctgtctcccaacagaacGGTGGAGCCAGGCGACTGGGTCCCAGTGAGGagcgtaaaaaagaaacactggtattcacctgagtgggaaggacctgaccaagttcttttgtctacacctactgctgctaaaatagctgaaagatcaacctgggtacacctcactcattgcaagaaggtcatttctgttgaaaactccgaccgggaaggtgatgcaaagtctgataatagggtggacttagacgAATAGAGTCTGGGTAGACCCGAAAGTCAGTGAAGGTTTCAGAGCCACCTCACTTAGGGGGGCTATTTCAACAGGTTATGATCTATTGCTGTTCAGGAACAGTGTACTGGTTTCACAAACTCTACGAGGACGGCAGCAGGTAAATATAGACAGAAGCCAATAAAGAAAAATCCAGAGGATTGGCTGGGGCTGTAGTATGCTAGCCTCGGTGCTAGCTGTAATCATAGTATTCCTGATAATCAGAATAGTTATACAAGGTCTCCAACTCAGTTGAATCCCAATAAGTTTAAATGACTCCCAGGTGGCGACAGAGAGAGTTGGAGTGTCTATTCTCTTCatatgcgtgtttttatttgtatggtaCCTCTGGGAACCCCCAGGTCGAAGATTGAACGTTACCAAAATACGTCATGAGAAGCGAAGCGTAAATAACAACCTGAAGGACCAATGTGACAACAGCAGCGCTCCTTCCATAGCACCACAGGTGTGTCTGCCATCCATGTGTTGTGTGGTGACGACCCCAGAaatgatcattattattattattattgttgttgccaCCATTTCTCCCTGAAATGGTCGTTTCTGTTCCAACACGTCCGTCGTCCCAGCGCTGCTGCTAACGGCTGCGTCTTCAAATGTAAAGATAAACAGGCTAAACGTTGTCAGGTAAAAGTGGAGAActatgctggggggggggagggggagatccTGATGGAGGTGATCCTGTCATCAGGACACCAGGTCCAACCCCCCCGGGAGcacctgtgtttttctttattgtccTTATTATGTCCTCTTAGACATGAAAATAGGTTGAGTCGTGTAGGATCCGTCCTGCCCAAACACGTCTGGGTCCGACTGGTGTTGCCGTCTGGTTTTTGTTCTCcaccttctgtgtttttaaGGCCTTCACCTTATTCAGGACGTCACCGTTGTTCTCTTGTGCTTCTCTGACCAGTTGGGCCAGCAAAGATGTGGTGTGGAGCAACATGTTGGAGAAAGATAAGGCCTACACCAGAGATGTCCACATGATGGAGAAACACCCTCATCTGCAGCCCAAGATGAGGGCGATCCTCCTGGACTGGCTGATGGAGGTCTGTGGTCCGGCTCATGATCTCCAGACGTGTGTTTGAGGAGACAAATGTGTTCAATATGTGAAAGTCTGGACCCAGAAGGTGGTTGGGAGGGGCTCAGGCTGAAGCTAGCTGGTAGCTGAGAGGGTTGTTGTGCTGCCGTGGTAGGTGAGCGAAGTGTACAAGCTGCACAGGGAGACCTACCACCTGGCCCAGGACTACTTTGATCGCTTCATGGCCACCCAGAGGAACGTCTTCAAGTCAACGTTGCAGCTCATCGGCATCACCTGCCTCTTCATCGCTGCCAAAGTGGAGGTAAGGAGCTCTGATGCTGCCGGGCCCCCTTTGAGGGCTCTGCCTCCGAGTCTGGTGCGGGCGGTTCTTCATGGTTCTGTTCACCTCCTTTAGGAGATGTATCCACCAAAGGTCCACCAGTTTGCCTACGTTACAGATGAAGCTTGTACAGAGGATGAAATCCTCAGCATGGAGATCATCATCATGATGGTGCGTAGAGACGCTCCTCCAGGAACTGGATATTTGTTGCTTCCCTACAGAGCTCCTTATCCAAAAGCCTCATCCTTTGATTGGTTCACGTTAGAACCTCTGAATGGAGCAGAACCATTCCACACACTCACGATCCCTTCTGCTGTTGCAGGAGCTGAAATGGAGCCTGAGTCCTCAGACTCCCGTCTCCTGGCTCAACGTTTACATGCAGGTGGCCTATCTGAAGGAGACGGACGAGCTGCTTCTGCCCAGATACCCCCAGGAGACCTTCACGCAGATCGCACAGGTGCCCTCTCTTTCAGTGACGCATGTTTGGCTAAATTgttccctctgcctcctggaTGGCGTTCAGCCTTTGACCATGTGAGGACCCTCTGGTCCCTCTGATTGAGGTGACCTGGGTCTGAGCGCTGAAGGTCCAAACCCAGAACTGCTTCTTGTTAGCAAAGCTTGGCGAACATACTGGAGGAAGCCAAGAATCTgggcctgcaggtgctgcagaggtgTTAGCGCGCGTTAGGTTTGAGCCGTCTCCTGTCTCTCGCCAGCTGCTGGACTTGTGCCTGCTGGACGTGCGCTGCCTGGAGTTTTCCAACGGCGTCCTCGCGGCTTCGGCCTTGTTCCACTTCTCGTCCCTGGAGCTG
Proteins encoded in this region:
- the LOC101063185 gene encoding G1/S-specific cyclin-E1-like isoform X2; its protein translation is MIYCCSGTVYWFHKLYEDGSSWASKDVVWSNMLEKDKAYTRDVHMMEKHPHLQPKMRAILLDWLMEVSEVYKLHRETYHLAQDYFDRFMATQRNVFKSTLQLIGITCLFIAAKVEEMYPPKVHQFAYVTDEACTEDEILSMEIIIMMELKWSLSPQTPVSWLNVYMQVAYLKETDELLLPRYPQETFTQIAQLLDLCLLDVRCLEFSNGVLAASALFHFSSLELVEAVSALKRAELEECVRWMVPFAMALREVSGASLKSFPGIPEDDVHNIQIHASYMAWLDKAYSYQDVDLEQHGNHPSLQASSRRRSAAKRLTSRSGRTR
- the LOC101063185 gene encoding G1/S-specific cyclin-E1-like isoform X1, with translation MIYCCSGTVYWFHKLYEDGSSWASKDVVWSNMLEKDKAYTRDVHMMEKHPHLQPKMRAILLDWLMEVSEVYKLHRETYHLAQDYFDRFMATQRNVFKSTLQLIGITCLFIAAKVEEMYPPKVHQFAYVTDEACTEDEILSMEIIIMMELKWSLSPQTPVSWLNVYMQVAYLKETDELLLPRYPQETFTQIAQLLDLCLLDVRCLEFSNGVLAASALFHFSSLELVEAVSALKRAELEECVRWMVPFAMALREVSGASLKSFPGIPEDDVHNIQIHASYMAWLLLGALLQGSSCRGRGGAVLQPQVSPQEDAPAVYRQSSLLFKD